A single window of Micrococcaceae bacterium Sec5.1 DNA harbors:
- the pstB gene encoding phosphate ABC transporter ATP-binding protein PstB — MSKRIDVKDLNVYYGSFLAVEDVNINIEAKSVTAFIGPSGCGKSTFLRTLNRMHEVLPGARVEGEVLLDGDNLYDPGVDPVTVRTQVGMVFQRPNPFPTMSIRDNVLAGVKLNNKKISKGEADALVEKSLVGANLWNEVKDRLDKPGSGLSGGQQQRLCIARAIAVEPQVILMDEPCSALDPISTLAVEDLINELKDQYTVVIVTHNMQQAARVSDKTAFFNIAGTGKPGKLIEFADTTSIFNNPAQKATEDYVSGRFG, encoded by the coding sequence ATGTCCAAGCGCATCGACGTCAAAGACTTGAATGTCTACTACGGCAGCTTCCTGGCTGTCGAGGACGTCAACATCAACATTGAAGCCAAGTCCGTCACGGCCTTCATTGGCCCGTCGGGCTGTGGCAAGTCCACCTTCCTCCGGACGCTGAACCGCATGCACGAGGTCCTTCCCGGCGCACGCGTCGAGGGCGAGGTCCTGCTGGACGGCGACAACTTGTACGACCCCGGCGTTGACCCCGTTACCGTTCGAACTCAGGTTGGCATGGTCTTCCAGCGCCCCAACCCGTTCCCCACGATGTCAATCCGGGACAACGTACTGGCTGGCGTGAAGCTGAACAACAAGAAGATCTCCAAGGGTGAAGCCGATGCCCTCGTGGAGAAGTCCTTGGTTGGTGCCAACCTCTGGAACGAGGTCAAGGACCGCCTGGACAAGCCCGGTTCCGGCCTTTCCGGCGGCCAGCAGCAGCGCCTCTGCATCGCACGCGCAATTGCGGTTGAACCCCAGGTGATCCTCATGGATGAGCCCTGCTCCGCCTTGGACCCCATCTCCACGCTGGCCGTCGAGGACCTCATCAATGAGCTCAAGGACCAGTACACCGTGGTGATCGTGACCCACAACATGCAGCAGGCCGCCCGTGTGTCGGACAAGACCGCGTTCTTCAACATCGCCGGCACCGGCAAGCCCGGCAAGCTCATCGAGTTCGCAGACACCACCAGCATCTTCAACAACCCCGCCCAGAAGGCCACGGAAGACTACGTCTCCGGCCGCTTCGGATAA
- the pstA gene encoding phosphate ABC transporter permease PstA, producing the protein MTATVVRKRSALTKGQLPKFAPYIVLAVALIVGAAILALIGFNAFGWGLVSAILFTIGLVTWSGAVEGARKAKDKLATCLIVGAFLIALLPLISVIWTVLINGIPGLVTPGFLGTSMNGVTGAFDNKAAEEGGKVLGGIYHALLGTLQITLLATVISVPVGLLSAIYLVEYGNDRPLARAITFFVDVMTGIPSIVAGLFAAAFFFAVVGPGTKTGAVAAVALSVLMIPVVVRSSEEMLKIVPNELREASYALGVRKWRTITKVVIPTAISGIASGVTLAIARVIGETAPILVTAGFATTINNNVFGGWMASLPTFIYTQILNPTSPSNPGPSDQRAWGAALVLIILVMLLNLGARLIARLFAPKTGR; encoded by the coding sequence ATGACCGCCACCGTAGTCCGCAAGCGCTCGGCGCTCACCAAGGGCCAACTGCCCAAGTTCGCTCCCTACATCGTCCTGGCCGTCGCCCTGATCGTGGGCGCAGCCATTCTGGCCCTTATCGGTTTCAATGCTTTCGGTTGGGGCCTGGTCTCCGCGATCCTGTTCACCATCGGCTTGGTCACCTGGAGCGGCGCCGTTGAAGGTGCCCGAAAGGCCAAGGACAAGCTGGCCACGTGCTTGATCGTCGGGGCCTTCCTGATTGCCCTCCTGCCGCTGATCTCCGTCATCTGGACCGTGCTGATCAACGGCATTCCCGGCCTGGTAACCCCCGGATTCCTTGGTACGTCCATGAACGGCGTCACCGGTGCCTTCGACAACAAGGCAGCGGAGGAAGGCGGCAAGGTTCTCGGCGGCATTTACCACGCGCTGTTGGGCACTCTCCAGATCACGCTCCTGGCCACAGTCATCTCTGTGCCAGTGGGTCTGCTCAGCGCAATCTACTTGGTGGAATACGGCAACGACCGTCCCTTGGCCCGTGCCATCACGTTCTTCGTGGATGTCATGACCGGCATCCCCTCCATCGTGGCCGGCCTCTTCGCGGCAGCGTTCTTCTTCGCGGTTGTTGGCCCGGGCACCAAGACTGGTGCGGTAGCCGCCGTCGCGCTTTCCGTTCTGATGATTCCTGTAGTGGTCCGCTCCAGCGAGGAAATGCTGAAGATCGTCCCGAACGAGCTTCGCGAGGCGTCGTATGCGCTAGGAGTGCGTAAATGGCGCACCATCACCAAAGTGGTCATCCCGACGGCGATCTCCGGCATCGCGTCCGGCGTCACCTTGGCGATCGCCCGGGTTATCGGCGAGACCGCTCCGATCCTAGTCACCGCAGGCTTCGCGACCACCATCAACAACAACGTGTTTGGCGGTTGGATGGCCTCGCTGCCCACGTTCATCTACACCCAGATCCTGAACCCGACGTCGCCGTCCAACCCCGGTCCCTCAGACCAGCGGGCATGGGGCGCCGCGTTGGTGCTGATCATCCTGGTGATGCTCCTGAACCTCGGAGCCCGCCTCATTGCCCGTCTGTTCGCACCGAAGACGGGTCGGTAG
- the pstC gene encoding phosphate ABC transporter permease subunit PstC yields MTTNSLTTSQGAGRAGDKVFSGAAMAAGCLILAVLFGVALFLVVQAIPALVAPPADIQGGNGFFAYIGPIVVGTLIAAVIALVIATPVAIGVALFISHYAPRRLASGLGYVVDLLAAIPSVVYGAWGAAFLAKEISPAYDWLANNLGWIPIFQGPASATGKTILTAGIVLSVMVLPIITSLSREIFLQTPKLHEEAALALGATRWEMIRMAVLPFGRPGIVSAIMLGLGRALGETMAVALVLSSGVLTASLIQSGNQTIAAEIALNFPEASGLKVNTLIAAGLVLFVITLGVNMIARWIITKHKEFSGAN; encoded by the coding sequence GACAAGGTTTTCTCCGGGGCCGCCATGGCCGCAGGGTGCCTGATTCTCGCGGTTCTCTTCGGAGTCGCCCTGTTCCTTGTGGTGCAGGCAATTCCTGCGCTCGTCGCACCGCCCGCTGACATCCAGGGCGGCAACGGCTTCTTCGCCTACATCGGCCCGATCGTGGTGGGCACGCTCATCGCCGCCGTGATCGCGCTCGTCATCGCAACCCCCGTGGCAATCGGGGTAGCCCTGTTCATCTCGCACTACGCCCCGCGCCGGTTGGCTTCGGGGCTTGGCTACGTTGTGGACCTGCTGGCCGCCATCCCCTCCGTTGTCTACGGTGCCTGGGGCGCGGCGTTCCTGGCCAAGGAAATCTCCCCGGCCTACGACTGGCTCGCCAACAACCTGGGCTGGATCCCGATCTTCCAAGGCCCGGCATCCGCCACGGGCAAGACCATTCTGACCGCAGGCATTGTCCTGTCCGTCATGGTCCTGCCCATCATCACCTCCCTGTCCCGCGAAATCTTCCTGCAGACCCCCAAGCTGCACGAGGAAGCAGCGCTCGCATTGGGAGCTACCCGCTGGGAAATGATCCGCATGGCCGTACTTCCCTTTGGTCGTCCGGGCATCGTGAGCGCAATCATGCTTGGCCTGGGCCGTGCCCTCGGCGAGACCATGGCGGTTGCACTGGTGCTGTCCTCTGGAGTCTTGACTGCGAGCCTTATCCAGTCCGGCAACCAGACCATCGCGGCCGAAATCGCGCTGAACTTCCCCGAAGCCAGCGGGCTCAAGGTCAATACGTTGATCGCCGCAGGCCTGGTGCTGTTCGTCATAACCCTTGGCGTGAACATGATTGCCCGCTGGATCATCACCAAGCACAAAGAATTCTCGGGAGCCAACTAA